One window from the genome of Pseudalkalibacillus hwajinpoensis encodes:
- a CDS encoding DUF6241 domain-containing protein: MPSIKILLISITSAVLLTIGLAYWFISDINTNLAEEKGQTEASGEKSKEEIDPERYIDDGGGSTEDNDIPSENRFMNILHGMTHQKVYADDKWTLVEMTDDRIEEMLVTLDQVKDQGTYEHYDLYYTALTEWKNGNFENAVDVHNQIWSMNSGTVGRATRLLSAEEESAFVEEHY, from the coding sequence ATGCCATCAATAAAAATATTACTTATTTCCATAACATCCGCCGTCCTTCTCACGATCGGACTTGCATACTGGTTTATATCAGATATTAATACAAATTTAGCCGAAGAAAAAGGACAGACAGAAGCTTCCGGGGAGAAGTCCAAGGAAGAGATTGATCCAGAACGCTACATCGATGACGGTGGGGGTTCAACTGAGGATAACGATATTCCAAGCGAGAATCGTTTTATGAATATTCTCCATGGTATGACGCACCAAAAAGTTTATGCCGATGATAAGTGGACGCTAGTTGAAATGACGGATGATCGTATTGAAGAAATGCTAGTGACACTCGATCAAGTAAAAGATCAGGGCACATATGAGCATTATGATTTATACTACACCGCATTAACAGAGTGGAAAAACGGGAATTTTGAAAATGCTGTAGACGTTCACAATCAAATTTGGAGTATGAATAGTGGTACGGTAGGAAGAGCAACACGCTTATTAAGCGCTGAAGAAGAGAGCGCATTTGTTGAAGAACATTATTAA